The Synechococcus sp. WH 8101 sequence GCGGCAACGGCCCTCCAGCTTGAAAATCGCCGCGGTCGGTCGCAAGACTGCTGCCAGCCTCGATCAGCTGGGTGCACCGGCGGATTTCGTGCCACCCACCTATGTGGCCGACAGCCTGATCGATCACTTCCCCGTGTCGGGCTGGGGCCTGCGCCTGTTGCTGCCCCGGGTGCAGAGCGGCGGCCGCACCGTGCTGGCGGAAGCCTTCGCTGAAGCGGGGGCCCGCGTGGTGGAGGTGGCCGCCTACGAATCGCGTTGCCCTGAGAGCATTCCTGCCGAAACGGAGCAAGCCCTGCGCGACGGTCGCGTCGAGGCGATCAGCTTCAGCAGCGGCAAAACCGTGACCCACACCGCAGCCCTGCTGGAGCAGAGTTTCGGCTCCCAGTGGCAGCAGCGGCTGGAGGGCGTGCGCCTGATCTCCATCGGCCCCCAGACCAGTCAACGCTGCCGGGAGCTGCTCGGACGGGTCGATGGGGAAGCCGATCCCCACGACATGGATGGGTTGGTGCAGTGCTGCGTTCAGGTCATGCAGACGGGCGGCTGAGCCTGACCGCCCACCGAGTAAGTGAGACAGCCGCGGCGCAGGTCAATCGCCTGCACCGTCCAGCCTGCGGGCAGGAGCGGTTCCGCCTCCGCCAGGCAACGGCCACGGCTGCCAAGGCAGACCGCACCGGAACCGGTTTGCGTGCTCACCAGGGCCTGCAGCTGCCCGCCCACCGCCAGCACACCGCGCAAACTCAGACTGGGCGCTGTCCCCCCCCCGGGTTCCGCCCCGGCCGATCCCGACCCAGCCGAGGCCATGGCAGGTGGCGTCGCGGCGGTCTTGGGCGCACGTGGCAGCGCTGCGAACGGATCCTGACGCCCCCGGGGCACCGCCCCCTCCACCTGGGCTGGTGTGGGGAGAGGAATCAGCCCGGAACGAACCGCCGAAGCAGGGGGCCGACTGGCGCTGTCGACAGGTTGCTGGGCGGCGGCTCGCTGAGGCGACGGCTTGGTGGTGCTGTCAACGGTCGTCGTTGAAGGGCCGCTGCTGCACGACACCAGACAGCCGGCAAGCAGCAGCAGGCACCGTTCAGGCCGAAACGGTGTAATCGCTCTCCACCAGATCACGGAAACGGTCAAGGTTGGCCTGAAGCTCTCGCGTCACGATTCCCCCAAGGATGCTGGGTTCCATCAACGGTGCCAAGACACCGGGCAATTCGTAGGTGACGCAGAGTTTCACAGCCGTGCGCTCCGGTGCCTCCGGATAGAAACGCACCGCCCCTTTGGTGGGCAGTCCCCCCACCGACTCCCAATGGAGCTGCTGGGCCTCGACCCGCGAGGTGATCCGCGCTTTCCAGTGGAAGCGAAACCCCTGCGCCGCCAGGGTCCAGTCCGTCAGATCAGGGTCTTCGAGGGTGTGCACGGATTCAATCCAGCGCATCCAGCGCGGCATCGCCTCCAGATCACTCCACACCGCCCAGACGCGATCCACAGGCGCCTTCACCTCAGTGGTCACGGTGTGTTCAAGCCAACGTCCCATGGGGTTCAGGCGACTGCGGGATTGGTGGCCAGCATGGCCTCCTTCCCCAGGATGGCCGCAGCGGCCAGGTGGCCGCTCATCGTGGCCCCTTCCATCGAATCGATGTAGTCCTGACGGGTGTAGCTGCCGGCGAGGAAGAAATTGGGCACGGGCGTGCGCTGCTCCGGTCGATAGGGCTCCATCCCCGGAGCTTCCCGATACAGCGACTGGGCCAGCTTCACCACGTTGCTCCAGGTGAGCGTGAGGTCGCTCGACGACGGGAAGAGGGCACGCACCTGGCGATCGGTGTGGGCCACGATCTCCTCCACCGACTTCGGAATCCAGGGATCGCCGGGGGTGAGGACGCACTGGAGCAAGGACCCCTGACCCTCCTTGCGGTAGTCCTCGGGGCTGGCCAGGGCCAGGTCGGCAAAACAGCTGAAATCCGCATCGGCGGTGTACAGCAGGTTGTTCAAACCCGCGGGCTGGGAGCAATCCTGGCGGCGGCGACTGTCATCAAGCTCGGTCACCCAGCCGTCGTAGCGCAGTTGCACCGTGGCCACGGGCACGGCCTCGAGCTGATCAATCGCCGCAAACTGGGGGAAGCGCTTCCAGTCGTCTGGAAGGAGGCGCTGAATGCCGGGAACATCACAGGCCGCGAGATAGGCATCCGCCTCCACCGTGATCTCGCCATCCGGCGTGCCGAGCTGCAAGCCAGTGATTTCAGGCGTTTCGCCGGCGCTGCACAGCACAGCCTTGACGCGGTGGCGCAGATGCAGCTGGGCACCACGGGCCTGGATGTACTCCAGGATCGGACCCGTGAGCCAGCGATGGGGCGACCCTTTGAGCAGATTGAGCTTGGAGGCTTCCGTCTTCGCAGCAAACATCATGAAGATGGTGAGCATGCAACGGGCCGAGATCGCCTCGCAGTCAATGAACCCCAGGGCGTAAGCGATCGGGTTCCACATCCTGCGGATGCTCTCCATGCTGCCGCCATGGCCGAGAAACCAGGCTTGGAAACTCACCACATCAAGGGCCCGGATCGTCCGCATCGCCCCCTCGTAATCCACCAGGCCACGCACGATCGGACTCGTGCCTAACGCCAGAGCGTTGCGCAGTTTGTCGATCCAGCTCAACTGGGGCGTGGTGAAAAACGCTTTGAGGCCATTGAAGGGGGCACCGACCGGGAAACGGAAATCGAGCTCGCGCAGATCACCACCCCGATTCACGAAGAGATGGGTGTGATCCTTCGGCAGCAGGTTCTCAATCGCCCCCACCTTGCGCATCAAGGCGAACAGGTTGGCGTAATTGAAAAAGAACACATGCAATCCCATCTCAATGTGATTGCCGTCGTCATCGACCCAACTGCCCACCTTGCCGCCCATGAAGGGACGGGCCTCGTAGAGCGAAACGTCGTGGCCGGCGTCGACCAGATCCACTGCGGCGGCCAGCCCGGCCAATCCAGCGCCCACGATCGCGACCCGCACGGGCAGCCCCTGCCAACAACGGCACGACTCTATGAATCGGCAGGTCGCAGCGGGGCTCCATACAGTGAGAGGAGGTCTGATCCCCATCCACGTGAGCAGCACCACCCCCACAACGGATTCCTCCGTCAGCAGCGCCGCCCCACACACCGGCAAAGACGGCAAGGGCATCCTGATCACCGCCACGGCCATGCAGCAGCTGGCGAAACTGTGCCGGGAGCAGGGTGAGGATCAGGTGCTCCGGGTCGGCGTGCGGTCCGGCGGCTGCAGCGGCATGAGCTACACGATGGACTTCGAGCCGGCCGACGCCATCGTTGAAGGGGATGAGGTGTACGACTACCGCGCCCCTGACGGGGCCGATTTCCGCGTGGTCTGCGACCCCAAGAGCCTGCTCTACATCTATGGAATGCAGCTCGACTTCAGTACGGCCCTGATCGGCGGCGGATTCAATTTCACCAATCCCAACGCCACCCAGACCTGTGGTTGCGGCAGCTCCTTCGCTGTCTGATCGTCCCCATGGGAATCTGAGGGATGCACGCACCTGCGATCGGTGATGGAGTCAACTCAGGAGAGCCTGTTTGAGCAGGCGATGGCCCGCTATCAGAACGGGGCCCCGGCGGCGGAGCTGCTGGATGACTTCATCACCATCACCGAAGCCGCCCCCCGTCAGTCGGCGGGTTGGACCTGCCTGGCCTGGTTGCAGCTCCTCTGTGATCAGCCAGAGGCGGCCCTGCGCTCAGCCCGCACCGCCGTGAAACTCAACCCCCAGGATCCGCAAGCCCGGATCAACCTGAGTCTGGCCATGCTCGAAACCAAGTCCAAGGGCGTGCGGGATCAGATCGAGATGGTGCAGCAGGTGCTGGCGATGGCGCCCGATGTGGGCCAGGAGCTGCAGGCGTCGATTGCCGATGGCTTCCAGCGGCGCCCCGGCTGGCCCGCACTCACCAAGGTGAAGAACTGGCTGGAGCTCTGACGTGGCCCGTGTGCTGCTGCTCAGCAACGGACATGGCGAAGATCTCTCCGGCGCCCTGCTGGGGGCGGCCCTGCGGGAGCGAAACCATCAGGTGGAGGCCTTACCCCTGGTGGGCAACGGCCACCCCTACCGGGACGCCGGACTGCCTCTGATCCTGAAGACCCGTGAATTCAGCACCGGAGGGTTGGGGTACACCAGCCTGCGCGGACGCCTCACCGAACTGGTGCAGGGCCAGGTGCTACATCTGCTCGGTGGCGTGGTGAAGCTGTTGCGGGTCGCCCATCGCTACGACCTGGTGGTAGTGATCGGCGATGTAATCCCGGTGATGGCGGCCTGGCTCAGTCGCCGACCTGTGGTCACCTACCTGGTGGCCTATTCGAGCCACTACGAAGGCCGTCTGCGCCTGCCCTGGCCCTGCGGCGAGTGTCTCTCGAGCCGACGATGCCGTGCCGTGTTCAGCCGCGATCAGCTGAGTGCCGACGACCTCAGCCAGCAACTGCAGCGACCGGTGCGCTTTCTCGGCAACCCCTTCATGGATCCGGTGCTGCAGCCCCAGCCCCCCCTGCCCCCCAGCCGGCGAAGGATCGGACTCCTCCCCGGCAGCCGACGGCCGGAGCTGGAACAGAACCTGCGGCTGCTGCTGAGGGTGGTGGAGCAGCTGCCGGAACCCTTGCTCGCCAGCGGCGAGCTGGCGATGGATCTCGCCCTGGTGCATGGCCTGGACGACACCGCCCTGGCCGCCCTGGCCCAGGCCGAGGGCTGGAGGTTGCAGCCGGGCGATGGCCGGGATCAGCAGCAGCGACTGGAGCGAGGACAAAGGCGGATCCAGGTACAACGCAGCCGTTTCACGGCTGTGCTGCAAAGCTCCGATCTCCTGCTCTGCATGGCCGGCACGGCGGCGGAACAGGCGGTGGGACTGGCCAAACCGGTGCTGCAACTTGTTGGTGAAGGCCCCCAATTCACCCCCGAGTTCGCCGAAGCGCAGCGGCGCCTGCTCGGACCGACCGTGTTCTGCGCCAAGGGCCCCGTCGGCAGCCCCGACACCCTGAAGGCCACAGCCGCACTGGCGCTCGAGTTGCTCGAGCGCAGCGTCTCGGATCCAGACCTCCAGGAACGCTGCAGGCGCGAAGCGACCCGGCGCCTCGGCAGCATGGGTGGGGCCGCGGGGCTCAGCGGCGCGGCACGGATCGCTGAGGCGATCGATGATCAGCTGCAAGAGCAGCACCCACGGCACCCCAGAACTCGGGCATGAACAAGACAGCCTCAGAATCCCTCTGGAAGCGCTGGCTGGACCGGCTGCTGGTGCTGGATGTGTTTGTGGTGCTCGCAGGAGCGCTCTGGTTCGCAGCGGCCGTGGTGGCGAGCAGCCAGGGGCTTGAGGCGCCGCTGCGTCAGTTCCAGCGGCTCTGGGAGCCCCTGTTCACCCCGGCCATCGGCCTACTGATCGCCGCGGCCCTGGTGAACGGCATCAGCTCCTGGTGGCAGCGTCGAG is a genomic window containing:
- a CDS encoding uroporphyrinogen-III synthase, which gives rise to MNAAGQQPLIGSTVVVTRAQEQQGAVRQQLEALGAQVLDLPALVIGPPDEWGPLDDALAELDQFHWLVVSSANGVQAVEARLQRLGRSLRQRPSSLKIAAVGRKTAASLDQLGAPADFVPPTYVADSLIDHFPVSGWGLRLLLPRVQSGGRTVLAEAFAEAGARVVEVAAYESRCPESIPAETEQALRDGRVEAISFSSGKTVTHTAALLEQSFGSQWQQRLEGVRLISIGPQTSQRCRELLGRVDGEADPHDMDGLVQCCVQVMQTGG
- a CDS encoding SRPBCC family protein, with the protein product MGRWLEHTVTTEVKAPVDRVWAVWSDLEAMPRWMRWIESVHTLEDPDLTDWTLAAQGFRFHWKARITSRVEAQQLHWESVGGLPTKGAVRFYPEAPERTAVKLCVTYELPGVLAPLMEPSILGGIVTRELQANLDRFRDLVESDYTVSA
- the zds gene encoding 9,9'-di-cis-zeta-carotene desaturase, which translates into the protein MRVAIVGAGLAGLAAAVDLVDAGHDVSLYEARPFMGGKVGSWVDDDGNHIEMGLHVFFFNYANLFALMRKVGAIENLLPKDHTHLFVNRGGDLRELDFRFPVGAPFNGLKAFFTTPQLSWIDKLRNALALGTSPIVRGLVDYEGAMRTIRALDVVSFQAWFLGHGGSMESIRRMWNPIAYALGFIDCEAISARCMLTIFMMFAAKTEASKLNLLKGSPHRWLTGPILEYIQARGAQLHLRHRVKAVLCSAGETPEITGLQLGTPDGEITVEADAYLAACDVPGIQRLLPDDWKRFPQFAAIDQLEAVPVATVQLRYDGWVTELDDSRRRQDCSQPAGLNNLLYTADADFSCFADLALASPEDYRKEGQGSLLQCVLTPGDPWIPKSVEEIVAHTDRQVRALFPSSSDLTLTWSNVVKLAQSLYREAPGMEPYRPEQRTPVPNFFLAGSYTRQDYIDSMEGATMSGHLAAAAILGKEAMLATNPAVA
- a CDS encoding iron-sulfur cluster assembly accessory protein, with amino-acid sequence MSSTTPTTDSSVSSAAPHTGKDGKGILITATAMQQLAKLCREQGEDQVLRVGVRSGGCSGMSYTMDFEPADAIVEGDEVYDYRAPDGADFRVVCDPKSLLYIYGMQLDFSTALIGGGFNFTNPNATQTCGCGSSFAV
- a CDS encoding M48 family metallopeptidase, whose protein sequence is MESTQESLFEQAMARYQNGAPAAELLDDFITITEAAPRQSAGWTCLAWLQLLCDQPEAALRSARTAVKLNPQDPQARINLSLAMLETKSKGVRDQIEMVQQVLAMAPDVGQELQASIADGFQRRPGWPALTKVKNWLEL
- a CDS encoding lipid-A-disaccharide synthase-related protein is translated as MARVLLLSNGHGEDLSGALLGAALRERNHQVEALPLVGNGHPYRDAGLPLILKTREFSTGGLGYTSLRGRLTELVQGQVLHLLGGVVKLLRVAHRYDLVVVIGDVIPVMAAWLSRRPVVTYLVAYSSHYEGRLRLPWPCGECLSSRRCRAVFSRDQLSADDLSQQLQRPVRFLGNPFMDPVLQPQPPLPPSRRRIGLLPGSRRPELEQNLRLLLRVVEQLPEPLLASGELAMDLALVHGLDDTALAALAQAEGWRLQPGDGRDQQQRLERGQRRIQVQRSRFTAVLQSSDLLLCMAGTAAEQAVGLAKPVLQLVGEGPQFTPEFAEAQRRLLGPTVFCAKGPVGSPDTLKATAALALELLERSVSDPDLQERCRREATRRLGSMGGAAGLSGAARIAEAIDDQLQEQHPRHPRTRA